From one Nothobranchius furzeri strain GRZ-AD chromosome 2, NfurGRZ-RIMD1, whole genome shotgun sequence genomic stretch:
- the LOC139063636 gene encoding uncharacterized protein has protein sequence MLPSGHHAHASPRGQSANTPSCVRSQVLLSSLVPETTVQNPVVNNFDKDKTILHNDDTILDSVLGSFHQGDGRFKYGGVQCAAITVVALTKHKQKSVFSWDFAVLDNVVELGDELYTDLRDNKKIRGGHEFLSVPDLPKEIDIEEQRFKLVYGDFVLGDVDVAEGELIDAGVYTPLLDGLKKMCTQHETCIMTLSGNTCAIICDNGRYAVVDSHARSADGMVDPTGQSVVLYFANLDNVFQHFQRFASELVGSQRLFEITGVDIVQMDTFKHVSEQTDDIDINPVIFVSDASTKDFHFSPVSRDVSQALSKCLNVKSAMVDESSPVPSCSTSVVNVDDDNSIVNNYTILSSLTGSFNQSDGRFKYGGVQCAAISLVALTKHNIQSVFSWDVAMLDNVVVLGDELYTHLRDSNLISAGNVFLSVPELPKEIVMGKQTFKLNYGDFVCGNVDIVEGELINAGVYTSLWDGLNKMCTQYETCLFTLGDNTCALLSEDGHYAIVDSHARSADGMVDPNGKSVILYFSSLDNVFRYILRFASKLNGTQKLFEISGVNIVQMDTFKNVSKQTRLAPTTGKEVRREESFTLSEPIKLQTDDIDINPVVFVSDVSTKDFHFNPISRDVSQVLSKRLNVKSAMVDESSRVIGELGVPCMNKSIVADGNCFFRALSQAVYSTQEYHRKIRLALVSQLKKNPQTYKTILRSEYSSVLQYLTSSRMQYVGSWATEVEIQAASDYFGINIFTYYNDKWLKYTSNSNFSQQAVYLENSNGNHYETVVCVKQPNTGTCYGYCGPVNSISGRYNTRHAPTEHLKCSVETVTLEPSSIDTDGVSVVHSNTLFTPMSADFCKTLCNRLKIDFEKHNSQESTSGGPLGNVCKTEHIIEDGNSFFRAVAHVISGSQKGHRKIRLAVVSYMSKNAEECENFLGKEHASVSEYIKKSQMNYVGHCATEVEFRTTASVVGLPIFINNGTEWVKYSSQTGNFVTEGLYLSNCNNHFEPVLCIRLGNKETCFGFCKVDSLSDNVNKCRRSTVMQLNADPNMEKMKMRKSFSRYLKRNKASAEASNYKTISAVKDKIKSQKKNAYKQNAAYRMKKISVTKFKYKFLAHKEKVKRRAKHRAIFNYHHNLAYKEKVKHRVKHRAIFKYHHNLAYKEKVKHRAKHRAIFKYQHNLAYKEKVKHRVKHRAIFNYRHNLAHREKLKQVSVYKYRHNLAHQEKLKQVSVYKYRHNLAHRNKMKELSGKKYLNIEHKTCLIESIQHKRKLIKVNAQNFDFVVDQFLEKVKDGPDFVCCVCSRLLFRHQVLNCNQEYYRKTKEMSLIADKCISDNHLHICDDACRLPCKFNLCRNKLYICYTCHYKMGKCQIPPESSINKLTVDPIPPQLACLNTLEQHLIAMNIPFMKMLALPKGGQNGIHGPVTCVPANIVETCSLLPRTDMEGSLLPVKLKRKLTYKGHYDYQYVDTQHVQEGLQYLKRHNLHYKDVEFNESWINTFTQEDESSVLEEDSGSGKDEDTCIDGEDELLHDRQQHCMFQDTCLMPVDIGQEALDQYVDNILNVAPGEGNNPVKLLSDFTNEAKSFPVLFPSGSNTYYESRQFRLTLNRYFNNRLLHVDGRFANNVEYIFFAQYMSELEQVVSKVSIALRKGKSGESQKLGNLIQDQDSLSKLLEFDDGYRFLKPIRGTPAFWQSAQRDLLACVKMLGKPTWFASFSSADLRWTNLLYSILKQEGRTETVEQLEWADKCDLLRRNPVTAARMFDFRWHVFLREVLMSPANPIGKIEDYYYRVEFQQRGSPHCHCLFWVSGAPILDKNTDEEVIAFVDEYVTCELPSEDDSLHEVVSSVQQHSKRHSKTCRKKQTVCRFNFPRPASVRTFISRGEKYQDAVKTCKCDKTDSTVQCACAFQDKARKQEMDKEVASAILTKVKTAISSEDCPYNSVEGLFQGLGISQEVFEMAYKRFSRNTHVVLKREVNEIWINQYSKLLLKAWNANLDIQYCVDAYACCVYIISYMSKSEREIGLLLANSQREAAKDGNLSAKEALKTLGNVYLHNRDVCAQEAVYRLTNMHLKECSRKVVFVPTGDNIVKMSLPISVLRQKAASQELTSDDMWMTGLVDRYKKRPNDDVFNDMCLATFASEYRVLSKNEKCRNPIKLSNDLGFVTKRTRTKPAVVRYARFSETKDSEKFYQSILQLFLPYRHDSQLKLNCETFEEFYRTGLVRFFDRTNHSVKAVVDLNRGKFELESDHLDAVNNIVGDVMLEDAWCELCPAVEMERLECVEILKESEPTVSDEAEVIPDLAPCSNQTAHLEKRNTMSRGEGLALIRSLNEKQFSVFNQIRQWCVDKVNGNNPEPLHVFVTGGAGVGKSHLIRAIEYETQRLLSPSCRHPDNVCVVLTAPTGIAAYNLGATTIHTTLSIGKDVRLPYTPLGEEKLNSLRTKYCDLQLLIIDEISMVDHNLLSYVHGRLRQIKQTGDFSPFGNVSVVAVGDFFQLPPVKGKPLYSDGVGSNLWSSLFKVVQLTEVVRQKDAVFSGLLNRIRTHTKGTPLLPEDLKVLKTCETGEASSALHIFATNNQVNNHNIHQLCHVCPDYISITAKDYVNDKRTGKLKLLEGNHARASNTNLSEVLQLGKGARVMLCKNVDLIDGLVNGICGTLTEMVMLENDTFPKKVYVQFDDHRVGLQRRKTSQSLSANLAGSTPIEPEEERATVKGGLRRQFPLKLAWAVTVHKVQGLTLENAVVSFRKIFAPGQAYVALSRVTSLSGLTIQDFDEKRIYCKDDITVAVNEMTPFLTPNSQFDRFNSSAFTVFLMNVQSLNRHVKDLAFCTQHLQPNCIAVTETWVSTDRSDAVQIDGYSFYNCPRGLAYSSTHESLIAFQEQQHGGVGFYTADGVAFKMLQAPDVNLESLVYSFVNLHIVLGLIYRPPLYPLSLFKVNLTKLLDWLEVQSETLVLMGDFNDDILKSSTILKLLTDRGYAQIVKQPTTEKGTLIDHVYVKSNKYITEASVIPTYFSDHQGIMCDFTRL, from the coding sequence ATGCTTCCTTCTGGCCATCATGCGCATGCATCACCCAGAGGTCAGTCTGCTAACACCCCTTCTTGCGTGCGTTCACAGGTTTTGCTGTCATCTCTAGTTCCCGAGACAACTGTTCAAAATCCTGTTGTAAATAATTTTGATAAAGATAAAACAATTTTACACAACGATGATACAATTTTAGACTCTGTCCTAGGATCATTTCATCAGGGCGATGGGCGTTTTAAATATGGGGGAGTTCAGTGTGCAGCTATTACTGTTGTTGCTTTAACAAAGCACAAACAGAAGAGTGTTTTCTCTTGGGATTTTGCCGTGTTGGATAACGTTGTTGAGTTAGGAGATGAGCTGTACACAGATTTGCGCGACAACAAGAAGATTAGAGGTGGACATGAGTTTCTCTCTGTTCCAGACTTGCCAAAGGAAATTGACATAGAAGAACAGCGTTTTAAGCTTGTTTACGGGGATTTCGTTTTAGGAGATGTAGATGTAGCTGAAGGCGAGTTAATAGATGCTGGTGTGTACACTCCTCTCCTGGATGGATTGAAGAAGATGTGCACACAGCATGAAACTTGCATTATGACATTAAGTGGCAATACTTGTGCTATCATTTGTGATAATGGACGTTATGCTGTAGTAGATTCCCATGCACGCTCCGCAGACGGCATGGTAGACCCGACAGGACAGAGTGTAGTTCTGTACTTTGCGAACCTTGATaatgtttttcaacattttcagagATTTGCTAGTGAACTGGTGGGATCTCAGAGGTTATTTGAGATCACTGGAGTGGATATTGTTCAGATGGACACATTTAAACATGTATCTGAACAAACAGATGACATTGACATAAACCCTGTTATTTTTGTTAGTGATGCTAGTACTAAAGATTTTCATTTCAGTCCCGTTTCTAGAGACGTGTCACAGGCGTTGAGTAAATGTCTGAATGTGAAGTCTGCGATGGTTGATGAATCATCTCCTGTTCCTTCATGTAGCACAAGTGTggttaacgttgatgatgacaacagtaTTGTAAACAATTATACAATTTTAAGCTCACTTACAGGATCATTTAATCAGAGCGATGGGCGTTTTAAATATGGCGGCGTTCAGTGTGCAGCAATTAGTCTTGTTGCTTTAACTAAGCACAACATACAAAGTGTTTTTTCATGGGATGTTGCCATGTTAGacaatgttgttgttttgggCGATGAGCTGTACACACATTTGCGTGACAGTAATCTAATAAGTGCTGGGAATGTGTTTCTTTCTGTTCCAGAATTGCCAAAGGAAATCGTTATGGGCAAACagacttttaagttgaattatggCGATTTTGTTTGTGGAAATGTAGATATCGTTGAAGGCGAACTTATAAATGCTGGAGTGTACACTAGTCTTTGGGATGGTTTGAATAAGATGTGTACACAATAtgaaacatgtttatttacaCTTGGAGACAATACTTGCGCTTTACTTAGTGAAGATGGACATTATGCTATTGTTGATTCACATGCTCGTTCTGCAGATGGAATGGTTGATCCAAACGGTAAAAGTGTAATTCTATACTTTAGTAGTCTTGACAATGTTTTTAGATATATTCTGAGGTTTGCCAGTAAATTAAATGGAACTCAGAAGTTGTTTGAGATCAGTGGAGTTAACATTGTTCAGATggacacatttaaaaatgtttctaaACAAACAAGGTTGGCTCCAACAACAGGAAAGGAGGTTAGGCGTGAAGAGTCATTTACACTCTCGGAACCAATAAAGTTACAGACAGATGACATTGACATAAACCCTGTTGTTTTTGTTAGTGATGTTAGCACTAAAGATTTTCATTTCAATCCCATTTCTAGAGACGTGTCACAGGTTTTAAGTAAACGTCTGAATGTGAAGTCGGCAATGGTTGATGAATCATCTCGTGTGATTGGTGAATTGGGTGTACCATGCATGAATAAATCAATAGTGGCAGATGGAAACTGTTTTTTTAGAGCACTTAGTCAAGCTGTTTATAGCACCCAGGAATATCATAGAAAAATCCGTCTTGCTTTGGTCAGTCAGTTAAAAAAGAATCCTCAAACGTATAAAACCATTTTAAGAAGTGAGTATTCCTCAGTTTTGCAGTACCTCACCTCATCCAGGATGCAATACGTTGGCAGTTGGGCAACTGAAGTGGAAATTCAAGCTGCTTCTGATTATTTTGGCATTAACATATTTACTTACTATAATGATAAATGGCTTAAATACACTTCCAACAGCAACTTTTCACAGCAGGCTGTTTATTTGGAGAATAGTAATGGTAACCATTATGAGACAGTGGTTTGTGTAAAACAACCTAACACAGGAACTTGTTATGGTTATTGTGGCCCTGTAAATAGTATTTCTGGTAGATACAATACTCGACATGCCCCTACagaacatttaaaatgttcagtAGAAACTGTGACACTTGAGCCGAGTTCCATAGATACAGATGGTGTTAGTGTTGTTCATTCAAATACTTTATTTACTCCTATGTCTGCAGATTTTTGTAAAACTCTGTGTAATCGGTTGAAAATAGATTTTGAGAAACACAATTCTCAAGAGTCCACATCAGGTGGGCCTTTAGGAAATGTGTGTAAGACAGAACATATTATTGAAGATGGTAACAGTTTTTTTAGAGCTGTAGCTCATGTAATTAGTGGGTCACAGAAGGGCCATCGTAAGATCAGACTCGCTGTTGTTTCTTATATGTCCAAAAATGCTGAAGAGTGTGAGAACTTTCTGGGGAAAGAACATGCTTCTGTGTCAGAATACATAAAAAAGTCACAGATGAATTATGTCGGTCACTGTGCTACAGAAGTAGAATTTAGAACTACAGCCAGTGTTGTAGGATTACCCATATTTATCAACAATGGCACAGAGTGGGTCAAATATAGTTCTCAAACTGGTAATTTTGTCACTGAGGGACTATATTTGTCAAACTGTAATAATCATTTTGAACCCGTTCTTTGCATAAGACTGGGTAATAAAGAAACATGCTTTGGGTTTTGTAAAGTTGATTCTTTGTCAGACAACGTAAACAAATGCAGAAGGTCAACTGTGATGCAGTTAAATGCTGACCCAAACATGGAAAAGATGAAAATGAGGAAGAGTTTTTCTAGATATTTAAAGCGAAATAAGGCTTCTGCAGAAGCCTCTAATTATAAAACGATAAGTGCAgttaaagacaaaataaaaagtCAGAAAAAAAATGCATACAAGCAAAATGCTGCTTACAGAATGAAAAAGATCAGCGTGACcaaatttaaatacaaatttCTTGCACATAAAGAGAAAGTTAAACGGAGAGCCAAACATAGGGCCATTTTcaactaccatcataatttggctTACAAAGAGAAAGTTAAACATAGGGTCAAACATAGGGCCATTTTCAAATACCATCATAATTTGGCTTACAAAGAGAAAGTTAAACATAGGGCCAAACATAGGGCCATTTTCAAATACCAGCATAATTTGGCTTACAAAGAGAAAGTTAAACATAGGGTCAAACATAGGGCCATTTTCAACTATCGTCATAACTTGGCTCATCGAGAGAAGCTTAAACAGGTGAGTGTGTATAAGTATCGTCATAACTTAGCTCATCAAGAGAAGCTTAAACAGGTGAGTGTGTATAAGTATCGTCATAATTTGGCTCATCGAAACAAAATGAAAGAGTTGAGTGGAAAGAAATACCTTAATATTGAGCATAAAACATGTTTAATAGAAAGTATCCAGCATAAAAGAAAGCTGATTAAAGTAAATGCACAAAACTTTGATTTTGTTGTAGATCAATTTTTAGAGAAAGTGAAAGATGGACCTGATTTTGTGTGTTGTGTCTGCTCACGTTTGTTGTTTAGACATCAGGTCTTAAATTGTAATCAAGAGTACTATAGAAAAACCAAAGAAATGTCACTTATAGCAGATAAATGTATAAGTGACAATCATCTGCACATTTGCGATGATGCCTGTAGATTACCTTGCAAATTTAATTTATGTAGAAATAAACTGTACATCTGTTACACGTGTCATTATAAAATGGGTAAATGTCAGATACCCCCAGAAAGTTCAATCAACAAGCTGACTGTTGATCCCATCCCACCTCAACTGGCATGTTTAAATACATTAGAGCAACATTTAATAGCGATGAATATACCCTTTATGAAAATGTTGGCTCTGCCCAAAGGTGGTCAGAATGGGATTCATGGTCCTGTCACTTGTGTACCTGCAAATATAGTGGAAACGTGCAGTTTGTTACCACGTACCGACATGGAGGGGTCTTTATTACCTGTAAAGTTAAAGCGTAAATTGACATATAAAGGACACTATGATTATCAGTATGTTGACACACAGCATGTTCAGGAAGGTCTTCAGTATTTAAAACGTCATAATTTGCATTATAAAGATGTAGAGTTCAATGAATCTTGGATTAACACATTTACTCAGGAAGATGAGTCATCTGTCCTGGAAGAGGATAGTGGTTCTGGTAAAGATGAAGATACTTGCATAGATGGAGAAGATGAGTTATTGCATGACAGACAACAACACTGTATGTTTCAGGACACCTGTCTCATGCCAGTAGATATAGGACAAGAAGCATTGGACCAGTATGTAGATAACATATTAAATGTAGCTCCAGGTGAAGGTAACAATCCAGTGAAATTGCTTTCAGATTTTACAAATGAAGCAAAAAGTTTTCCCGTCTTGTTTCCTTCAGGATCTAATACTTACTATGAAAGCAGACAATTTCGTTTGACTCTGAATCGGTATTTCAACAACAGGCTTCTTCATGTTGATGGTCGATTTGCCAACAatgtagaatatatattttttgcacaGTACATGTCTGAACTAGAGCAAGTTGTGTCCAAAGTTTCTATAGCTTTGCGTAAAGGTAAAAGCGGTGAATCTCAGAAGTTGGGTAATTTGATACAGGATCAGGATTCTTTAAGTAAGCTGTTAGAGTTTGATGATGGCTACCGGTTTCTTAAACCAATTCGCGGCACACCTGCTTTTTGGCAATCTGCTCAGCGAGACCTCCTGGCTTGTGTAAAAATGTTGGGCAAACCTACTTGGTTCGCATCATTTTCGTCAGCAGATTTGAGGTGGACTAACCTTCTTTATAGTATTTTGAAACAGGAAGGCAGAACAGAGACAGTGGAACAGCTGGAGTGGGCTGATAAATGTGACCTCCTACGTAGGAATCCAGTAACTGCTGCCCGAATGTTTGATTTTAGATGGCATGTCTTCTTAAgggaagtgctaatgtctcctgcCAATCCCATTGGTAAAATAGAAGATTATTATTATCGTGTTGAGTTCCAGCAGCGTGGTTCTCCTCACTGTCATTgccttttctgggtttctggtgctCCCATTTTAGATAAGAACACAGATGAGGAGGTCATTGCATTTGTTGATGAATATGTGACATGTGAACTTCCTTCTGAAGACGATTCACTACATGAAGTTGTCTCATCTGTCCAGCAGCACTCCAAACGGCATTCAAAGACTTGTagaaagaaacaaacagtttgtCGTTTTAATTTTCCACGGCCTGCATCTGTTAGAACTTTTATTAGCCGTGGCGAAAAGTATCAAGATGCAGTGAAGACATGCAAGTGTGATAAAACAGATAGCACTGTACAGTGTGCCTGTGCGTTTCAAGATAAAGCTCGTAAACAGGAAATGGACAAAGAAGTAGCAAGTGCCATTTTAACTAAAGTAAAGACTGCTATTTCTAGTGAAGACTGTCCATATAACAGTGTAGAAGGTCTGTTTCAGGGCCTGGGTATCAGTCAGGAAGTATTTGAGATGGCATATAAACGATTTAGTCGAAATACACATGTTGTTTTGAAAAGGGAAGTTAATGAAATCTGGATTAATCAGTATAGCAAGTTGCTGTTAAAAGCTTGGAATGCTAATCTTGATATCCAGTATTGCGTCGATGCTTATGCGTGctgtgtatacataatatcatacatgTCTAAAAGTGAACGGGAAATTGGCCTTCTGCTTGCTAATTCTCAAAGAGAAGCAGCCAAAGATGGTAATCTTAGTGCTAAAGAGGCCTTGAAGACTCTTGGTAATGTTTATCTTCATAATCGGGATGTTTGTGCTCAAGAAGCAGTCTACAGGCTAACTAACATGCATCTAAAGGAGTGTTCTAGGAAAGTTGTGTTTGTCCCCACCGGTGATAATATAGTGAAAATGAGTTtgcctatttctgttttgaggcaAAAAGCAGCATCACAGGAGCTTACTTCAGATGACATGTGGATGACCGGATTAGTTGATCGTTATAAGAAGAGGCCAAATGATGATGTGTTCAATGATATGTGCCTGGCTACGTTTGCATCAGAATATCGTGTTTTGAGTAAAAACGAAAAATGTAGAAATCCTATAAAGTTAAGTAATGATTTAGGATTTGTTACAAAAAGAACTCGGACTAAACCAGCGGTTGTTCGTTACGCGCGTTTCTCTGAAACCAAAGACTCAGAGAAATTTTATCAAAGCATTTTGCAGCTGTTTTTACCGTACCGCCATGATAGTCAACTTAAGCTTAACTGTGAAACTTTTGAGGAATTTTACAGAACTGGTTTAGTTAGATTTTTTGATAGAACAAACCACTCGGTAAAGGCTGTTGTAGATTTAAATCGGGGTAAATTTGAGTTAGAATCCGATCATTTGGACGCTGTGAATAATATAGTCGGTGATGTAATGTTAGAAGATGCATGGTGTGAGTTGTGTCCGGCAGTTGAAATGGAACGTTTAGAGTGTGTTGAAATACTGAAAGAATCAGAACCAACAGTAAGTGACGAGGCAGAAGTAATCCCAGATTTGGCTCCATGTTCAAACCAAACTGCACATTTAGAGAAGAGAAACACGATGAGTAGAGGTGAAGGTCTGGCATTGATTAGGTCTTTaaatgaaaaacagttttctgtttttaatcaaATCAGGCAGTGGTGTGTAGATAAAGTTAATGGTAATAACCCTGAACCACTGCATGTTTTTGTTACAGGCGGGGCGGGCGTTGGGAAAAGTCATTTAATTCGAGCAATAGAGTATGAAACACAGAGATTACTGTCACCAAGCTGTAGACATCCTGATAATGTATGTGTAGTATTAACAGCTCCTACTGGGATTGCAGCATACAATTTAGGTGCAACAACAATCCACACTACACTGTCTATAGGAAAGGATGTACGCTTACCGTACACTCCTCTGGGTGAAGAAAAACTAAATTCTTTACGTACAAAATATTGTGATTTGCAGCTTCTTATTATTGATGAAATATCAATGGTCGATCATAACCTGTTGTCCTATGTTCATGGTAGATTACGTCAAATTAAACAAACGGGTGATTTTTCACCTTTTGGAAATGTCAGTGTAGTGGCTGTTGGAGATTTCTTCCAGCTACCTCCTGTTAAAGGGAAGCCACTCTATTCTGATGGTGTAGGTAGCAACTTATGGTCAAGCCTATTTAAAGTTGTACAGTTAACTGAAGTcgttagacagaaagatgctgtGTTTTCTGGACTGCTAAATAGAATCAGAACTCATACAAAAGGTACACCATTGTTACCTGaggatttaaaggttttaaaaacTTGTGAAACAGGTGAGGCGAGCTCAGCATTGCACATATTTGCAACAAATAATCAAGTAAATAATCACAACATTCATCAGTTATGTCACGTTTGTCCTGATTACATATCAATTACAGCCAAAGATTATGTTAATGATAAAAGAACAGGCAAACTAAAGTTGTTGGAAGGGAATCATGCCAGAGCTTCTAATACTAACTTGTCCGAAGTGTTACAGTTGGGGAAGGGTGCTCGTGTAATGTTGTGTAAAAATGTGGATCTCATTGACGGTTTAGTAAACGGAATTTGTGGTACATTGACAGAAATGGTAATGTTAGAAAATGACACCTTTCCTAAAAAGGTTTATGTTCAGTTTGATGACCATCGTGTAGGCTTGCAGAGGAGGAAAACCTCCCAGTCTCTGTCAGCAAATTTAGCTGGATCTACACCTATTGAACCCGAGGAGGAAAGGGCCACTGTTAAAGGTGGATTACGTCGACAATTTCCTCTTAAATTAGCTTGGGCGGTTACGGTTCATAAAGTTCAGGGACTCACTCTTGAAAACGCCGTTGTTAGTTTTAGGAAAATATTTGCACCAGGTCAAGCATATGTAGCACTTAGCCGTGTAACAAGTCTTTCAGGACTCACAATTCAGGACTTTGATGAAAAACGAATCTATTGTAAAGATGACATCACAGTTGCAGTTAACGAAATGACCCCTTTTTTGACTCCAAACTCACAGTTCGACAGATTTAACTCTTCTGCATTCACTGTGTTTTTAATGAATGTCCAAAGTCTGAATCGACACGTTAAAGACTTGGCTTTCTGCACACAGCATTTGCAACCTAATTGCATTGCTGTCACAGAAACATGGGTATCTACAGACAGATCAGATGCAGTACAGATTGATGGCTATAGTTTTTACAACTGCCCACGAGGTTTAGCTTATTCTAGTACCCATGAGTCATTGATTGCTTTTCAAGAACAACAACATGGTGGTGTTGGCTTTTATACTGCAGATGGTGTGGCATTTAAAATGTTGCAGGCTCCAGACGTCAACTTGGAGAGTTTAGTGTATAGCTTTGTTAACTTACACATAGTACTTGGACTCATTTATCGACCTCCTTTGTATCCCCTTTCTTTGTTTAAAGTAAATTTAACAAAGTTGCTTGATTGGCTGGAGGTACAAAGTGAGACATTAGTACTAATGGGAGATTTTAATGATGACATTTTAAAATCATCAACAATATTAAAACTTTTGACTGACAGAGGCTATGCCCAAATAGTCAAACAGCCAACAACCGAGAAAGGCACTTTAATAGATCATGTCTATGTAAAATCCAACAAGTATATAACAGAAGCATCTGTTATTCCAacatattttagtgatcatcaggGCATCATGTGTGATTTTACACGGCTTTAG
- the LOC139063638 gene encoding uncharacterized protein: MYFMFQTAFTMPGKESKRKADAAKRSNRPAPPIRIGIPTHINDDVNFSGTGFRHRVRRWPTSVISNKAHKLVLPDEIPDKKFILLVGDSHLRSVADGIVPMPVGGLAFGVMSTPGACADLLRLEVSQAVLPREPDAVCVMAPSNNLTASRTVEEAGDAFERYLLAVLSRWPKVFCTSMIPRLVGSWERQDLFQQEYHRRSAKLGVSYVPIHDHLPRYRLKLWCRDGIHLSDNHGMPILTQLMWNASYQFLETHAPKPLVQHQVSRPQKASIVPRVVVKGVERIPPPRPSEWTFVRPSGKRNHSGEFEKTSNSPKKRVVVSKADDTSVALKECFIPLNPVRFSPSILAAMDTIAPADGPTDIQTTSVRHFKKAARRVQQEVASTPCINPLADVESVRSRKEVRSVCFKHKN; the protein is encoded by the exons ATGTATTTTATGTTTCAAACAGCATTCACTATGCCTGGCAAAGAGTCCAAACGCAAGGCGGATGCTGCTAAGCGCAGCAATCGTCCAGCTCCGCCTATTCGTATCGGGATTCCAACGCACATCAATGATGATGTTAATT tTTCTGGAACTGGCTTTCGTCATCGAGTTCGTCGTTGGCCGACCAGTGTGATTTCTAACAAAGCTCACAAGTTGGTCCTTCCAGATGAGATTCCTGACAAGAAA TTCATCCTACTTGTTGGggactcccacttgaggtccgtgGCAGACGGCATAGTCCCTATGCCGGTTGGCGGCCTCGCTTTTGGTGTGATGTCCACTCCAGGAGCTTGTGCAGATCTTCTGCGCCTTGAGGTTTCACAGGCTGTGTTACCTCGGGAGCCTGATGCTGTTTGCGTCATGGCTCCTTCTAACAACCTTACGGCCAGCAGAACAGTTGAAGAGGCAGGGGATGCATTTGAGCGGTACCTTTTGGCTGTTCTCAGTCGctggcctaag gttttctgtACCTCCATGATTCCCCGTTTAGTTGGATCCTGGGAGCGTCAAGACCTGTTTCAGCAGGAGTACCACCGCAGATCGGCTAAGCTAG GTGTAAGTTATGTGCCGATCCACGATCACCTACCCAGGTACCGTCTTAAACTGTGGTGCCGTGATGGT ATCCACCTCAGTGATAATCACGGGATGCCTATACTCACGCAACTGATGTGGAATGCCTCCTATCAGTTCTTGGAGACACACGCACCAAAGCCACTGGTGCAGCACCAGGTGTCTCGTCCGCAGAAAGCGAGTATTGTGCCCCGTGTGGTTGTGAAGGGTGTGGAACGCATTCCACCTCCACGCCCTTCCGAATGGACGTTTGTGAGACCTAGCGGGAAG AGAAACCATTCAGGGGAATTTGAAAAGACTTCTAATTCCCCCAAGAAACGAGTGGTTGTTTCTAAG GCTGATGACACTTCAGTGGCCTTGAAGGAGTGTTTCATCCCCCTGAATCCCGTTAGGTTCTCACcttcaattctggctgccatggaCACGATTGCTCCAGCGGATGGTCCCACAGATATACAG aCTACATCTGTGCGACATTTTAAGAAAGCAGCTAGGCGTGTCCAGCAGGAG GTTGCATCCACACCTTGCATAAATCCTCTTGCAGACGTGGAGTCTGTTCGGTCTAGGAAGGAGGTAAGAAGCGTGTGTTTCAAACATAAAAACTAA